DNA sequence from the Alkaliphilus metalliredigens QYMF genome:
GGTACTTCATCTGTTTTATCAAATTTAAATCGTGTTAAATCACAATATTTTTTCAACTGCTGATAGGATAACTTCGGATAGGTTTTCATCTAGATTCCTCCTTGGTCAGCTAAATTGCCTTTCTATTATCCTATTCAGCAAATCATAATTCCTCTACAATTATTTTAATTGTCTACTTAAATGTAGTTAGGGGTTGCAATACTTATTCATCATACTTTGCAGCTCCTCACTGTTTTCCCTCTCCATCATCTCTTGAAGTAATTGACAGGTATATTCAGGATCCAGTTCATTAAGTGCCCAAATCGTGACGCTCCTGATATCCAGCCTTGGGTCCTTCAGTAAAGGCAATAAATGTGGTATTGCTTCTTTATTGTGATGGTTCCCCATGGCAATAATGGCATTTCGTTGCAGTATCTTTTTCCCACGCCATCCCGATGCATTTTGACCATAGATGTCTTTGAACTCTTTTTTTGAAATCCCTAAGAAATGGATTAAGTCAATTTCATGTTTAGGATTCTGAGGTTGAAAGCGCAATTCTTTTGTTTTTCTGACTCTTTCATTATGAGGACAAACACTTTGACAAATATCACATCCATATATTTTTTTTCCAATTTTCTTTTTATCTGCATCCTTCATTTCCTCCTTTTGCTGGAGCAAATTACTTACGCATCTTTGGGAATTGAAGGAGTATGGCCCTTGTAATGCCTGATTTGGGCAATGTTTTATGCACAACTGACAGGCTAAGCAAACCTGATCATCCATGGGTCGATCAGGGGGAAATTCAAGATTGATTAATAAATATCCAATGAAAAACCATGATCCATATTTAGAGCTGATCAAGGTATTATTCCAACCATACCACCCCAGGCCTGCACGGTAGGCCACTTGGCGATCTACTAAGGGTCCTGTATCTACAAAGGTACGATATTCCACATTCTCCTCTTTCTCCTTAATAAATGACATAATCTCTTCTAGCTTCTCTTTGACAATCTGATGATAGTCTGTTCCCCAGGCCGTTCGGGCAAGTTCTCCATAAAATTGTGAGTCCCCTAGAGTTGTCTCAAGGTCATCTATATAATAAGGCTGTCCAATCACAAGGATAGATTGGGCGTTTGCCATTGTCTTTTTAGGGTCAATTCTTTTTTCCATGTCTTGTTCTTCAAACCCAGATAAATATCCCTTTGCCTTTCTTTCTTCTAAAATAGGTCTCAATTCTTCAAAAGGCGCTGCTGTCGTAAATCCAATTAAATCTATGCCAATTGTTTTTGCAAAATCAATTATTTCCTTCTTTAGATTCAAAGTACTCACTCCTTATTGCATACACAATACCATTGAAGATATTGATTGTAAAGTCAAAATAGTCACAAAAAAGAGATGTGAAAACATCTCTATGGATTGACAAAGGCTTTCAATTCATTCAATGGCCAGACGCGCAAAAGTACTTTTCCTTTAATTTGATTCACATCTACATATCCAAAGCTTCTGCTATCGTTACTGTCATTGCGATTATCTCCTAGCACCAAAACATTATCTGTGGGAACCTGCCCATCATTCAGCCGATAATTTCTCTGGATATAAGACTCCCCATTAATATAGGTTTCTTGTACCCTTTCCTCATTAATATATAGTTCCCCTTCTTCGAAGGTAAAATAATCGGATTCTATGGCAACGACACGTTTAACAAACAATTCATTTTGTCTCTGACTACTGGGGGGAGAAAACACAATTAAATCTCCTGGTCTTGGGGTTCGCTCTGTTAAATTGAGCTTTACCACCAATAATCGATCATGGGAATTTAAAGTTGGGTACATGGATTGTCCCTGCACAACAGCAAAGCTAAATAGAAAATGCTCAATCAACATGGCTATAAAAATAGCTACAATTAAGGCTTGCAGCCATTCCAACGGTTTAGATTTTATTTTTGACATGGAATCACATCCTATAGCAATATACAAAAAACAAGAATCCTTTTTACATTATATGTAGGTTCTATGATAAAATGTGCTTGGAGGTGTACAATGCTGAAATTCACAATACCAGGACGACCAGTTAGTAAGTCCAACTTTAAACTGACCCATAAAAACGGACAAGTGTGGATGCCTAAATCTGGTAAACACAGTCGTTATGTGGCTTATGAAAATATGATTGCTGGTTATATTAACCAACAGTATGCAGGACCTCAATTGACGCAACAATTAATTACAATTTTGAGATTATACTTTCCAGACAGACGGATGGGAGATTTGCACAACTACCCTAAAAGTATTTGTGATGGGATTGAAAAAAGTGGCATCATTTCAAATGATAAGCAACTTAGACCTGTCCTGCTTTTTGATTTTATTGATTCTGAGAATCCACGAGTTGAGATCGAGCTCTACGATTTTGAAAAATTCCAAGTACATTACCAAATAAAACCAATAAATGAAGAATCACCTTTTATATAGTATGCTGTTTAAGAAGAATTCTATTCTTATTATTTTTAATTTTTCTCCCACTGAACAACTGAATTCAAAATGATCGTTTCCGTGAACTTCACCTTCACACCTAAAAAACCACAAAAAAAAACCGTCTATTGCTTATTAAGCAATAGACGGTTTTTATATAAATGATAGCTGAATTTTTCCAGAATAGAGTGATTCTATGACATCACTTTAAATACAAATAACCCTATCATGATTCCTATGATGGTAACATTAACAACAATGCTCAAAACATATCCAAAAAAAGCGGCGCCACCAATTCGAAGTGAGCTTTTCAATGATTTTCCAGACAGAACTTCACCTGTAAATGTCCCGATTACTTGACCTATGATTAGACCAATGATACTGAGCAGAAAAAAACCAATGATCCCTCCTATAATCATACCCATCACACCTAATTGACTTGCTCCAAATTTTTTTGTGGTAAAAAAAGAGGCTACATAGTCAAATATTATACTGAATAAGGTCAGGATTCCAAATATGACAAGCCAATGAAGTGTAATCACTGTAAATTCAGTGCCATAACTATAAAGAAACACTCCTGCTAAAACAAGAATGGGACCCGGTAGTGCTGGCATAAAAATACCCGCCACTCCCAGTAGGATTAATATTGTACTTAGTATCAAATAAATATTTTCCATTGCATACCATCCTACCATGGTTAAATTTTAACTATAGGATCCATATCAATCAAGTTAATCTATCATTCTCATTGACAATCTTGTCAACAAATCTGGTACTAACCTCGCTTTTTTAGGGCTGTTACCTTTGGAATCCCTAAGACAGTAATACTATAAGGCCTTGTGCCTTGTCGCTTTTGATCCTTTTTGTCCACTAAGTATTCAGTAATTGTGGCCTCTACTTTTTTTGTCAGGTCCTTCATTTCTTCTCTACTTAAATAGTATTCACTAAATTGGTTAATAAATTTAGTTTCTTCTACTAGTTGCTCTGATGCACGATAAAACTCTGCACTGGTTTTTTCAAATAATGAAATGGCCACTTGATTAATTGATTGAAGTACATCCTCATCGATGTTTTTCATAAAATTCTTATCTATCACAAACACCTTTGCCGCAGGTAAATAATACTTCTCCACAATACCTGCTTTAATTCTTTCATCAACTAATTCCAATATCTCAACCTTTAATAGACTTTTAATATGATAGTTGACCTTTGCATGTGGCTCCCCTAGCTTTTCTGCCACTTGCTTAGCAGAACGAGGCTCATCTCGTTCAAAGGATTCTAACACCTCTACTCGGTAGGGGTGAGAGATCGCCTTAATTTGATCTAAATCTCTTAATACCATTATGTCCTTCATAACTAGTCCCCCTTTCTCATTCAATATCAATATTATATTGCTTTTTCAGAAGATTGTCAAAATTCCACCTAGTAGGAGTCTTGCATATCCAAGACTCCTACTAGATTAATCCCTATTCAGCTTCAAAGTAGCAATATATTGAAAGTTTTTAGGAGAGACGATTGTCACTGACTCCCTAGACCAATTGCTTTCAATCCCCACTTCCTTAGCCAGCGCTTCAATATAATACATGAAGATACCACAGTCAATTTTATGGGGATTAAAGGATTCTTCGTCTTTTTTAAAGGGAATTGTGTATAGATGTAGTTGCTCTCCTTCGATTAATACTCTCCAAGGCTGTTCATTACCCCAGGAGGGTGCCAGCTTAGCATCTTTTAATATGGCTTCAAAGCCGTCTAAGCTTCCATGCTTAGACTCATTATATGGACGATCCCATGAGTCAATCCACACAAACTCATCTAAGGACTTTCGAATCGATGGCTCTGACTGCTTACTCCTATTGAGCAGCTTATAACCAAATGGCTCCACTTCACTTCCTATGGGACTTAGAGCCAGAAGAGTCCTTCCCCTTGGTACATTAAAAAACTCGTTAATTTGCTGACGGTGATGAATAACAGCTATCCAACAAGTTCCGATTTGAAGCTCTTGTGCAGCTAACAAAACTTGCTCCATTTGATAACCCATGTTCTCTTGGTATCCTTCTTTGGTATCAGTAATGGCAACTAAGTAATGGGGTGCTTCAAATAGTTTTCCAAAGTAGCCCGTTGTCACTCCTAGCTTCTTGGTAATCTCCTTTCCTTTTGAAATTTCAAAGGTAACGCTGATGGCCTCATACAAAGCCTTGCTTTGCTGTCCTTGCTTCTTAAGTTCATTTAATATCGATTCCTCAATGGGTTTTTTAGAAAAATTTCTAGTCGATTTACGATGTATAATAAGTTCTTTCACTGATTTTTTCATTTTCATCCATCCTTTAGAAAATAGATAGTCCATAGTCCTCAGCCATTTTTTGTAAAACCCTTACCCCCGCAATACTGTTTCCTTTTTCGTCTAATGATGGACCCACTACACCAATACCCATCTTTTTAGGCACTGAAGCCATAATGCCTCCACCTACCCCACTTTTGGCAGGAATACCTACCTTAATGGCAAACTCGCCTGATGCATTGTACATGCCACAGGTTACCATAAACGCCTCGGCCATCTTGATATATTTTTCATCAATCAGTTGTTGACCTGTTTCGAATAAAACACCCCCATTAGCTAAAAAGCGTCCGATTTTAGCAATGTCCTTACATGTTACTTCAATAGAGCATTGATTAAAATATAGATCTAGGTCTGATTCAATATCATTTTGCATAATGCCAACGTCCTTCATAAAGTAAGCCATGGATCGATTACGGTCACCTGTTATCTTTTCTGATCGATAGACCGATTGGTTAACCTGAAGGTTTGGATTCTCTGTTAACTGTCTAAAAAAACCTAGTATTCTCTCTAGCCTTTCCTTTTGAGAGTCTCCTTTGATCATAGATGTGACTGCAATGGCACCGGCATTAATCATTGGATTAAAAGGCTTCGAAGGTCTTACTACTTCCAGCTTCATCATAGAGTTAAATGGATCTCCTGTGGGCTCCATTCCCACCTTATCAAAGACATATTTTTCACCTCTATCTGATAAAGCCAGTAGCAATGTCACTACCTTGGAAATACTTTGAATCGTAAAAGGGTATTCGTAGTCTCCAACTCCGTACTCATTTCCATCAAGATCTGCTACGTAAATTCCCAGGGCCTCTTTGTTAGCCTTACTCAGTTCGGGAATATATGTGGGTAACTGCCCTCCTTGGATATGGTGTCGGTTTGTATCTAGAATCTTTTGTAATTGTTCATTCATGTCTTTAGTTTGCCCCCTTATATCTCTTTGGTATTACTGAAGCTAGTTATTTAAAACTGCTTCCCCCAATAAATTCACGTAAGATTGATGTTTTAGGAATATCATCTTCTTTATCTAAAGCTACAAAATAACTTAAAAATTTCAACAATCGTTTAGCCTCGGGATGATAGGGACTATTGTTGTCTACTTGTCGTAACAAAGGCTCTACATATTTTTTCAATACACCCAGTTCATAAAACATCGCGGAGTTAAACATCGCATCAGCATCCTCTTGAAAAGGAAAAATATTTTTTTCTTCTCCACGTCTAACCGAGGGCCATAGGGCTAGTGTTTTTTCTACATCAATGGATCTAAACTGATTATCCCTAACCATTCTTCTAATCATTCGTGTATCAGTAGTTGGAATACGATTATGTTCATCTACATTGATTTGGGTTAAGGCACTAATATAAACCTTAAACTTATTTTCTCTAGGAATAGCTTTGGTTAATTCATCATTCAAACCGTGGATTCCTTCTAGTACAATAGGTTGGTCCTTACCAATTTTCACTTTATGCCCCTTATACTCTCGTTTCCCTATATGAAAATTGAAGGTTGGAATTTCGACTTCCTCTCCTTTTATTAACAATTCAAGATGCTCATTAAAAAGTTCCAAGTCAATGGAATGAAGAGACTCAAAATCATATTCTCCATCTTCCCCCAAAGGGGTGTCTTCCCGATTTACAAAGTAATCATCTAATGAGATTGGTATGGGTTTAAGTCCATTTACCTTGAGCTGAATGGCTAATCGTTTGGAGAAGGTTGTCTTTCCAGAAGAAGTTGGCCCAGCAATTAAGATCACTCGTTTTCGATCAATGTTCTCTGTGATTTGATCTGCAATTTCAGCAATCTTTTTTTCATGTAATGCTTCTGCAATTCTAATGAATTCTCCTTCTTCCCTCTCTACGATCAAATCGTTTAATGAAGCAACATGATCTACATCTAGAATTTTCCCCCATTTTTCACTCTCTCTGAATATTTTGAAAAGCTTAGGTTGTTCTTCAAACACAGGGATTTGACCCAAGGCTGCAATTCTTGGATACTGAATAATAACTCCTGGAGCGTAATATTTCAGCTCAAACGCTTTCAGATACCCTGTAGTAGGAACCATATATCCATAAAAATAATTTTTTAACCATCCACACTGATACATATTGATATAGGGCTTTTCACGGTATTTTAACAGCTTCACTTTACCCATTTGCCCATATTCCCTAAATATATCCTTCGCTTCATCTATTGGAATCCGACTTTTTTCAAATCTAACATCTTCAGCAATAATGTCGTCCATTCGATTTTTAATCCTCTTGACGTCTTCTTCTACCAAGGGTCTCTTGTAATGTAGTTCACAATATAACCCTTTACTTAAGGAGTGTTCCACAGATACTTTGCACCCAGAAAAGAGTTCCATACAAACTCGGATAAATACAAAGGACAAACTTCTTTGATACACTCTCGACCCAATGGAATGACATACATCTATGAATTGGATATCACTATCCTCGTACAATTGGTAATTTAATTCTTTTAATTGATTATCAACAGTTGCTGTTACTATTAAATAATCCATCTCCTCCTGAAATTCTTTACTGAGTTCTTCAAGTGTTATACCAGATTCATAGTCAAATGGTCCTTTACCATTGATCATCAGGGCAACATGGCTGCCTGTCTTTTCATTAATCATTTTCAATCCCCCTAATGTTCTTTTTATATGTATTGTATTAGTACTCATAATCAATATATACCCTAATTTCTACTTCAATTAAAAAAGTTCCTGCTAATGAGCAGAAACTTTTTTTAGTCTTATGCCATTACTTCATGTTTTTTAGGTTACTTGGAGTAGAAATTTCACTTAGAGCGTCTCCAGCCTCATCGACATAAATATTTTTAACTGCTAAATCTCCAATGGCTAACATCCCTACGATTTGCCCATTTTCAACAACTGGCAAACGGCGAATTTGATTCTCCCCCATGACTCTAGCGGCTTCATGTATATCAGTTTCAGGAGAGACAGACACTAGATTTTGTGTCATGACCCTCTCTATTGTATCCGTCGCTTGAAGTCCTGCTGTTAATCCACGAATAACGATGTCGCGATCAGTGACAATCCCTACAGGTTGATTTTGTTGATTACAAACTGGAACTGAACCTATATCTAAACTTTTCATGATTTGTGCCACTTCATTTACTGTGCTATTTTGCTGGGCAAATGAAACTTGAGATGTCATGACTTCTTTTACTTTCATTTAATCTCCTCCTCATATACTTTTTCATCTCTATTTTTTGTATATGTGGCGGTTTTTATACCTACTATTTTTGATCAAAGGAGACATTATTCACTCATTTCCCTGCTTGAAAAATCGTGGCCTTTTCTGTGCCTTCTAGTAGTTTTAATAAGATGTTTTCCTTTTTTCCATTTGCAAGTATCATTGGAATTCCATAATCATTAACTGCTTTTGCCGCTTCAATTTTCGTGGCAATTCCCCCTGTACCAAATTCATTTACGTCCCCAACTTCAATTTTTTCAAGCAATTCGTCTATATTCATCACATTTTCTACTAATATGGCATCTTCATGCTCCTTAGGATTTTTATCATAGATCCCATCAATATCACTAAAGAGTATCAATAAATCCGCATTCCAAATATTTGTTGTTAATGCTGCAAGGGTGTCATTATCTCCTATTCTAATCTCCTCTACACTGACAGTATCATTTTCATTGATGATCGGGATTACGCCCTCATCTACTAGTGTAAATAATGTGTTTCTTATATTGAGTCTTCTATGAGCATCAGAAAAATCATCTCTTGTTAACAGCATTTGTGCAATAAAAACATTGTATGGCTCAAAGCATCTTCGATAAGCATCCATCAGCTCTACTTGTCCTATGGCACAAAGTGCCTGTTTATAGTTCATATCTTCTTTTCTCATCCACTTGCCTAGAGTCGAAACCCCAGCAATTCTTGCGCCTGATGATACAATCACAAATTGCTTTCCCTTGTCCCTCAGGTAAATGATTTGTTCACTTAGTTCCTTTAAAAAATTCTTGTTAATTGTTCCATTGTCATTAGACAGGGTATTACTTCCTATCTTAATTACAATTTTTTTACTCTTATTGATTAGTTCTTCTATCATCCTATTCACTACTTTCTAATTTGTCCATTTCCAACAATGGTATATTTGACAGTCACTAATTCATTTAATCCCATAGGTCCTCTAGCATGTATTTTTTGTGTACTAATTCCCATTTCTCCTCCAAAACCAAACTCACTACCATCTGTAAAACGAGTGGAGGCATTCACATACACTGCTGCTGCATCTACTTGCCGCAGAAACTGATTTGCATGACTTAAATTCTCCGTTAAAATGGCTTCTGAGTGCTTTGTTCCAAAATGATTGATATGCTCAATGGCTTCATCAACATTTGGCACCACTTTAACCGCTACAATATAATCCAAGAATTCCTCTGCCCAATCATCCTCTATTGCTAGTTTTCCCCCGATTAGGCTTTGTGTATGCTGACAGCCTCTTATTTCCACTTGCTTTCCGATCCGCCCACTTACCTTTGGAAGCAAATCTTTAGCTATTTTTTCATGGATCAAGACTGTTTCACAAGCATTGCATACTCCTGGTCGTTGTACCTTTGCATTTTCAATAATATCAACTGCTTCATCAATATTTGCACTTTCATCAACAAATATATGACAATTACCTACTCCCGTTTCTATTGTGGGTACAGTTGCATTTTTCACAACAAAATCAATCAGTTCTTTTCCACCTCGAGGTATGATTAGATCGATATATTCATTTAATGTCAGCATTTCTTTTACAAGCCCTCTATCTGGATCATCAATTAAACTAATGACAGCCTCTGAAACATCACTGTTTTTCAATCCTTCTTTAATTGCATGCACTAAAGCCCGATTAGAGAAGATTGATGTGGAGCTTCCTCTTAACAGGACTCCATTTCCACTTTTTAATGTTAAACAAAATGCATCAACAGTCACATTAGGTCTTGATTCATAGATGATCCCGATAACACCTATTGGAACCGTCATTTTGCTCACTGTTAACCCATTTTCTAATGTCCACACTTCATTACTTTTCCATACTGGGTCCTTTAACTCAATGATCGTTTGGATTCCTTTAATCATTCCTTCTACTCTATCCTTTGTCAGCCTCAATCTGTCTACTAAGCTCTCTTTCATCCCTTTTGCTTCTGCATTTTCAACATCTTTTTGATTTTCTTGAATGATAAATGATTCATTTTTTTGTAAACTGATAGCCACTTGTCTTAATGCTTCATTCTTATCCTTTGTATTCATTGAAGATAGTTGCTTTGATGCATTTTGTAGCACTTTACATTGTTCCATTAAATTGGTCATCATCAATACTCCTTTCGTATTTTACGCTTGTATATTTTGTGAAATCTTTTTATATACTTGAAAAAACATTATACAAAAAAAGCACTCATCCCATGAAAGGGACGAGTGCTTACCCGCGTTACCACCCTAATTAGCCAATCGTGAAATTGACTCTCTTAGTATAATCTTAACGTGATTATCCCCGTAGTGACTTAGTCATCACCTGCTCTAGAGTGGGTTCAAAAAGCTAGTCTACAAGGCTCTCACCATTACCTTATTCTCTGTAAAACATTACTTTTATACTATTCTCCGTCACCGCACTTTTCCGATAATAGATTTATTAAAAATAATTATAAGTAATTACCCACAGCCTGTCAATGTTTTTTTGCATAAATCAACAGTTAATCGACAGTTATTTGTTATTAATTAATATCTATTTAAGCCTTTGCAATCGATAGGGGTCCAATTCTATTAAAGGGAAATAGTCGTATGAAAGCCTTCCCCATGATGTCATCAATCTCTATCAATCCCAGTATATCATCTCGACTATCTAGACTATTGTTTCGGTTATCTCCCATTGCAAATATTTTTCCCTCTGGAACAACTAAGTCTACTTGTCCGTAGGTATAATCCTCAGCAATATAGGTTTCCTCAAGCATTTCTCCATTAACATAGACCTCTCCATTGGCGATGGTTATTTCATCACCAGGCACACCAATCACCCGTTTAATAAGTAATTTATCTTTTCCACCAATGGTCTTAAGTGATGATTGAAAAACAACAATATCCCCCTTATGAGGAGTGCCTCGATTATATAACAATCTATTGATAATTAAAAAGTCATTTTCCTCCAAAGTTGGACTCATGGAGTAATTTTTTACAATGGTTGGCTTAACAAATGTGGTTATTGCCAATGCAATTATCAATGCCAATGCAATGGTCTTGATCCACTCTATTATCTCTTTTTTCATTTTCATCCCCCTAATGCCTATCAATAGAATTCCATAGACCATTTTACCACTGTTCATATTTTATTGCAAATATTTAAGACATCCCGCTCATAGTAGGACGGGATGCCCCTTTCTTAGGTATCTAAAAACCAACAAATTCGCTGACAACTTCAAGCAGTTGATCCGTTGTAATACCATTACCACTTTCATCCCAGGCCACTTCTGCTTCTATGACTAAGATGATCTGGGGTGTGTCATGGTTTACCTCCAAGAGCTCCTCAACTGCATCAGATACTTCCATATCTTCCCGAACGTATACAACTGTAGACATGATATCTTCTTCATTTTCTTCTATAAAGTCTTTGTACTGTTGAAAAACATCCTCACTTTCTTGCTTTGCCACATCATGCTTGAATATAAAGACAGGCTTCTTATGTGATTTCTTTATTAGTTTTTCTAAATCCTCTACGGTATCTATTTCTTTGATTTTTTTTG
Encoded proteins:
- the queG gene encoding tRNA epoxyqueuosine(34) reductase QueG, with translation MNLKKEIIDFAKTIGIDLIGFTTAAPFEELRPILEERKAKGYLSGFEEQDMEKRIDPKKTMANAQSILVIGQPYYIDDLETTLGDSQFYGELARTAWGTDYHQIVKEKLEEIMSFIKEKEENVEYRTFVDTGPLVDRQVAYRAGLGWYGWNNTLISSKYGSWFFIGYLLINLEFPPDRPMDDQVCLACQLCIKHCPNQALQGPYSFNSQRCVSNLLQQKEEMKDADKKKIGKKIYGCDICQSVCPHNERVRKTKELRFQPQNPKHEIDLIHFLGISKKEFKDIYGQNASGWRGKKILQRNAIIAMGNHHNKEAIPHLLPLLKDPRLDIRSVTIWALNELDPEYTCQLLQEMMERENSEELQSMMNKYCNP
- the lepB gene encoding signal peptidase I; protein product: MSKIKSKPLEWLQALIVAIFIAMLIEHFLFSFAVVQGQSMYPTLNSHDRLLVVKLNLTERTPRPGDLIVFSPPSSQRQNELFVKRVVAIESDYFTFEEGELYINEERVQETYINGESYIQRNYRLNDGQVPTDNVLVLGDNRNDSNDSRSFGYVDVNQIKGKVLLRVWPLNELKAFVNP
- a CDS encoding RusA family crossover junction endodeoxyribonuclease yields the protein MLKFTIPGRPVSKSNFKLTHKNGQVWMPKSGKHSRYVAYENMIAGYINQQYAGPQLTQQLITILRLYFPDRRMGDLHNYPKSICDGIEKSGIISNDKQLRPVLLFDFIDSENPRVEIELYDFEKFQVHYQIKPINEESPFI
- a CDS encoding DUF456 domain-containing protein, which gives rise to MENIYLILSTILILLGVAGIFMPALPGPILVLAGVFLYSYGTEFTVITLHWLVIFGILTLFSIIFDYVASFFTTKKFGASQLGVMGMIIGGIIGFFLLSIIGLIIGQVIGTFTGEVLSGKSLKSSLRIGGAAFFGYVLSIVVNVTIIGIMIGLFVFKVMS
- a CDS encoding transcriptional regulator, with protein sequence MKDIMVLRDLDQIKAISHPYRVEVLESFERDEPRSAKQVAEKLGEPHAKVNYHIKSLLKVEILELVDERIKAGIVEKYYLPAAKVFVIDKNFMKNIDEDVLQSINQVAISLFEKTSAEFYRASEQLVEETKFINQFSEYYLSREEMKDLTKKVEATITEYLVDKKDQKRQGTRPYSITVLGIPKVTALKKRG
- a CDS encoding nitroreductase family protein codes for the protein MKKSVKELIIHRKSTRNFSKKPIEESILNELKKQGQQSKALYEAISVTFEISKGKEITKKLGVTTGYFGKLFEAPHYLVAITDTKEGYQENMGYQMEQVLLAAQELQIGTCWIAVIHHRQQINEFFNVPRGRTLLALSPIGSEVEPFGYKLLNRSKQSEPSIRKSLDEFVWIDSWDRPYNESKHGSLDGFEAILKDAKLAPSWGNEQPWRVLIEGEQLHLYTIPFKKDEESFNPHKIDCGIFMYYIEALAKEVGIESNWSRESVTIVSPKNFQYIATLKLNRD
- the glsA gene encoding glutaminase A — translated: MNEQLQKILDTNRHHIQGGQLPTYIPELSKANKEALGIYVADLDGNEYGVGDYEYPFTIQSISKVVTLLLALSDRGEKYVFDKVGMEPTGDPFNSMMKLEVVRPSKPFNPMINAGAIAVTSMIKGDSQKERLERILGFFRQLTENPNLQVNQSVYRSEKITGDRNRSMAYFMKDVGIMQNDIESDLDLYFNQCSIEVTCKDIAKIGRFLANGGVLFETGQQLIDEKYIKMAEAFMVTCGMYNASGEFAIKVGIPAKSGVGGGIMASVPKKMGIGVVGPSLDEKGNSIAGVRVLQKMAEDYGLSIF
- a CDS encoding nucleoside kinase; translated protein: MINEKTGSHVALMINGKGPFDYESGITLEELSKEFQEEMDYLIVTATVDNQLKELNYQLYEDSDIQFIDVCHSIGSRVYQRSLSFVFIRVCMELFSGCKVSVEHSLSKGLYCELHYKRPLVEEDVKRIKNRMDDIIAEDVRFEKSRIPIDEAKDIFREYGQMGKVKLLKYREKPYINMYQCGWLKNYFYGYMVPTTGYLKAFELKYYAPGVIIQYPRIAALGQIPVFEEQPKLFKIFRESEKWGKILDVDHVASLNDLIVEREEGEFIRIAEALHEKKIAEIADQITENIDRKRVILIAGPTSSGKTTFSKRLAIQLKVNGLKPIPISLDDYFVNREDTPLGEDGEYDFESLHSIDLELFNEHLELLIKGEEVEIPTFNFHIGKREYKGHKVKIGKDQPIVLEGIHGLNDELTKAIPRENKFKVYISALTQINVDEHNRIPTTDTRMIRRMVRDNQFRSIDVEKTLALWPSVRRGEEKNIFPFQEDADAMFNSAMFYELGVLKKYVEPLLRQVDNNSPYHPEAKRLLKFLSYFVALDKEDDIPKTSILREFIGGSSFK
- a CDS encoding CBS domain-containing protein, encoding MKVKEVMTSQVSFAQQNSTVNEVAQIMKSLDIGSVPVCNQQNQPVGIVTDRDIVIRGLTAGLQATDTIERVMTQNLVSVSPETDIHEAARVMGENQIRRLPVVENGQIVGMLAIGDLAVKNIYVDEAGDALSEISTPSNLKNMK
- the proB gene encoding glutamate 5-kinase, translating into MIEELINKSKKIVIKIGSNTLSNDNGTINKNFLKELSEQIIYLRDKGKQFVIVSSGARIAGVSTLGKWMRKEDMNYKQALCAIGQVELMDAYRRCFEPYNVFIAQMLLTRDDFSDAHRRLNIRNTLFTLVDEGVIPIINENDTVSVEEIRIGDNDTLAALTTNIWNADLLILFSDIDGIYDKNPKEHEDAILVENVMNIDELLEKIEVGDVNEFGTGGIATKIEAAKAVNDYGIPMILANGKKENILLKLLEGTEKATIFQAGK
- a CDS encoding glutamate-5-semialdehyde dehydrogenase, with translation MMTNLMEQCKVLQNASKQLSSMNTKDKNEALRQVAISLQKNESFIIQENQKDVENAEAKGMKESLVDRLRLTKDRVEGMIKGIQTIIELKDPVWKSNEVWTLENGLTVSKMTVPIGVIGIIYESRPNVTVDAFCLTLKSGNGVLLRGSSTSIFSNRALVHAIKEGLKNSDVSEAVISLIDDPDRGLVKEMLTLNEYIDLIIPRGGKELIDFVVKNATVPTIETGVGNCHIFVDESANIDEAVDIIENAKVQRPGVCNACETVLIHEKIAKDLLPKVSGRIGKQVEIRGCQHTQSLIGGKLAIEDDWAEEFLDYIVAVKVVPNVDEAIEHINHFGTKHSEAILTENLSHANQFLRQVDAAAVYVNASTRFTDGSEFGFGGEMGISTQKIHARGPMGLNELVTVKYTIVGNGQIRK
- the lepB gene encoding signal peptidase I; the protein is MKKEIIEWIKTIALALIIALAITTFVKPTIVKNYSMSPTLEENDFLIINRLLYNRGTPHKGDIVVFQSSLKTIGGKDKLLIKRVIGVPGDEITIANGEVYVNGEMLEETYIAEDYTYGQVDLVVPEGKIFAMGDNRNNSLDSRDDILGLIEIDDIMGKAFIRLFPFNRIGPLSIAKA
- the ytxJ gene encoding bacillithiol system redox-active protein YtxJ, whose translation is MAKKIKEIDTVEDLEKLIKKSHKKPVFIFKHDVAKQESEDVFQQYKDFIEENEEDIMSTVVYVREDMEVSDAVEELLEVNHDTPQIILVIEAEVAWDESGNGITTDQLLEVVSEFVGF